A section of the Candidatus Stygibacter australis genome encodes:
- a CDS encoding GNAT family N-acetyltransferase, whose protein sequence is MKYNVTQLSKKDFQEAIDLSNMTFSMNVAPHDFPSMIPSVYKESEENMKSFYAIKENGKIRSMLGIFPAKMIVNGTTLKLSQIGGVCTHPYFKGKGMMTTLMKFAVDKMKSDDIDLALLGGQRDRYKYFNFEACGMEHEYSISTSSFKHNKIDCEKLKLELCYKNDIEILSSLNNIYRKNDVYINRENEKFFDICHDFHSDLYIGKIDNKIVGYFVVDKKKSFITEINALTADIELMMIKALTDLSNGWKRIRSMSFDLSRKLDSIVEDRKIDASGNWQIFNLERVITAFLLLKNETIKLPHDQVTVEVKDYGTLQIIVSDNEIICKKTDANAKHSFQLTEFHRIVFGPVSPIHISNLPDEFNILNLWFPLPLCISTQDHL, encoded by the coding sequence ATGAAATATAATGTAACACAATTATCAAAAAAAGATTTTCAGGAAGCTATTGATCTGTCGAATATGACATTCAGCATGAATGTTGCACCACATGATTTTCCCAGCATGATTCCTTCAGTCTATAAAGAATCTGAAGAGAATATGAAATCATTTTATGCAATTAAAGAAAATGGTAAAATCAGGTCGATGCTTGGAATTTTCCCAGCAAAAATGATTGTGAATGGTACAACATTAAAATTATCCCAAATTGGTGGTGTTTGCACACATCCTTATTTCAAAGGGAAGGGGATGATGACAACATTAATGAAGTTCGCCGTGGACAAAATGAAAAGTGATGATATTGATCTAGCTTTATTGGGAGGTCAGCGAGATCGGTACAAATACTTTAATTTTGAGGCCTGTGGAATGGAGCATGAATATTCTATAAGTACAAGTTCATTTAAACATAATAAAATAGATTGCGAGAAACTTAAATTAGAATTATGCTATAAAAATGATATTGAAATATTGAGCTCTTTAAATAACATATACAGAAAAAATGATGTATATATTAACAGAGAAAATGAGAAGTTTTTTGATATTTGCCATGATTTCCATTCAGATCTTTATATAGGAAAAATCGACAATAAAATTGTTGGATATTTTGTTGTCGATAAGAAGAAATCGTTTATTACAGAAATAAATGCACTGACAGCAGATATTGAACTTATGATGATTAAAGCACTTACTGATCTAAGCAATGGCTGGAAACGTATAAGATCTATGAGTTTTGATCTTAGTAGAAAATTGGATTCAATTGTTGAAGATAGAAAGATAGATGCTTCAGGAAACTGGCAAATATTTAATTTGGAGAGGGTAATTACTGCATTCTTATTACTTAAAAATGAAACTATAAAACTTCCTCATGACCAGGTAACAGTAGAAGTAAAAGATTATGGAACTTTACAAATAATTGTCTCAGACAATGAGATAATCTGCAAAAAAACAGATGCTAATGCCAAGCATTCATTCCAATTAACTGAATTTCATAGAATAGTTTTCGGTCCGGTTTCTCCAATTCATATTTCAAATTTACCTGATGAATTTAATATTTTGAATTTATGGTTTCCCTTACCTCTGTGCATTAGCACTCAAGATCATCTTTAG